The Manis javanica isolate MJ-LG chromosome 4, MJ_LKY, whole genome shotgun sequence genome contains a region encoding:
- the DCAF7 gene encoding DDB1- and CUL4-associated factor 7, whose product MSLHGKRKEIYKYEAPWTVYAMNWSVRPDKRFRLALGSFVEEYNNKVQLVGLDEESSEFICRNTFDHPYPTTKLMWIPDTKGVYPDLLATSGDYLRVWRVGETETRLECLLNNNKNSDFCAPLTSFDWNEVDPYLLGTSSIDTTCTIWGLETGQVLGRVNLVSGHVKTQLIAHDKEVYDIAFSRAGGGRDMFASVGADGSVRMFDLRHLEHSTIIYEDPQHHPLLRLCWNKQDPNYLATMAMDGMEVVILDVRVPCTPVARLNNHRACVNGIAWAPHSSCHICTAADDHQALIWDIQQMPRAIEDPILAYTAEGEINNVQWASTQPDWIAICYNNCLEILRV is encoded by the exons ATGTCCCTGCACGGCAAACGGAAGGAGATCTACAAGTATGAAGCACCCTGGACCGTCTACGCCATGAACTGGAGCGTGCGGCCGGACAAGCGCTTTCGCCTGGCGCTGGGCAGCTTCGTGGAGGAGTACAACAACAAG GTTCAGCTTGTTGGTTTAGATGAAGAAAGTTCGGAGTTTATTTGCCGAAACACCTTTGACCATCCTTATCCCACCACAAAGCTCATGTGGATCCCTGACACAAAAGGCGTCTATCCAGACCTCCTGGCAACAAGTGGTGACTATCTTCGTGTGTGGAGG GTTGGTGAAACAGAGACCAGGCTGGAATGTTTGTTAAACAATAACAAGAATTCGGATTTCTGTGCTCCACTGACTTCTTTTGACTGGAATGAGGTGGATCCTTATCTTTTGG GTACCTCCAGCATTGATACAACTTGTACCATCTGGGGGCTGGAGACAGGGCAGGTGTTGGGGCGAGTGAATCTTGTGTCTGGCCATGTGAAGACCCAACTGATCGCCCACGACAAAGAG GTCTATGATATCGCGTTTAGTCGGGCTGGGGGTGGCAGAGACATGTTTGCCTCTGTGGGCGCTGATGGCTCCGTGCGGATGTTTGACCTCCGCCATCTAGAACACAGCACCATCATTTACGAAGACCCACAGCATCACCCGCTGCTTCGCCTCTGCTGGAACAAGCAGGACCCTAACTACTTGGCCACCATGGCCATGGATGGAATGGAA GTAGTGATTCTGGACGTCCGAGTTCCCTGCACACCTGTTGCCAGGTTAAACAACCACCGAGCGTGTGTCAATGGCATTGCTTGGGCCCCACATTCATCCTGCCACATCTGTACTGCAG CGGATGACCATCAGGCTCTCATCTGGGATATCCAGCAGATGCCCCGGGCCATTGAGGACCCCATCCTGGCCTACACAGCTGAAGGAGAGATCAACAATGTACAGTGGGCATCGACTCAGCCCGACTGGATTGCCATCTGCTACAACAACTGTCTGGAGATACTCAGAGTGTAG
- the TACO1 gene encoding translational activator of cytochrome c oxidase 1: MAAWAAVSLSRAAAPYFRERCPGVRAVSQRVFPASQPNPFGCSTFWGRTLHLTAAVPAGHNKWSKVRHIKGPKDMERSRIFSKLCLSIRLAVKEGGPNPELNSNLANILEVCRSKHMPKSTIEASLKMEKAKAVYLLYEGRGPGGFSLLIEALSSSGSKCYSDIRHILSKNRGMMAEGARHLFDKKGVIVVGVEDREKKAVNLEHALELAIEAGAEDVKETEDEEEKNIFKFICDTSSLHQVRKKLDSLGLCSVSCTLEFVPHTKVQLADTDLEQAAHLIQALGNHEDVIQVYDNIE; this comes from the exons ATGGCTGCCTGGGCCGCCGTCTCCCTGAGCAGGGCCGCTGCCCCATACTTTCGGGAGCGATGCCCCGGGGTCCGGGCCGTTTCTCAGCGCGTCTTCCCGGCCTCTCAGCCTAACCCCTTTGGCTGTAGCACCTTTTGGGGTAGGACACTGCACCTCACTGCGGCGGTCCCTGCCGGACACAACAAGTGGTCTAAAGTCCGGCACATTAAGGGTCCCAAGGACATGGAAAGGAGTCGCATCTTCTCCAAGCTTTGTTTGAGCATACGCCTAGCAGTTAAAG AAGGAGGACCCAACCCTGAGCTCAACAGTAATCTGGCCAACATCTTAGAGGTGTGTCGCAGCAAGCACATGCCCAAGTCAACGATTGAGGCATCACTGAAAATGGAG AAAGCCAAGGCTGTTTATTTGCTATATGAGGGTCGAGGCCCTGGTGGCTTTTCTCTGCTCATTGAGGCATTATCTAGCAGTGGCTCCAAGTGCTATTCGGACATCAGACATATCCTGAGCAAGAATAG GGGGATGATGGCTGAAGGAGCTCGCCACTTATTTGACAAAAAGGGGGTGATCGTAGTGGGAGTGGAGGACCGAGAGAAGAAAGCTGTGAACCTGGAGCATGCCCTGGAGCTGGCAATTGAAGCAGGAGCTGAGGATGTCAAGGAAACTGAGGACGAAgaggaaaagaacatttttaaa TTTATTTGTGATACCTCTTCACTGCATCAAGTGCGGAAGAAGCTGGACTCCTTGGGCTTGTGTTCTGTGTCCTGTACACTAGAGTTCGTCCCCCACACAAAGGTGCAGCTGGCTGACACTGACCTGGAGCAGGCTGCCCATCTCATCCAGGCTCTTGGCAACCATGAGGATGTAATCCAAGTCTATGACAACATTGAGTAA